One Bombus vancouverensis nearcticus chromosome 7, iyBomVanc1_principal, whole genome shotgun sequence DNA window includes the following coding sequences:
- the LOC117161655 gene encoding uncharacterized protein LOC117161655, with translation MSYADVVEAARAKVPLADLGVASVEMKKAMTGAIIIRVPGDKDREKATRLATRLAEVLDPATVRVATPTRMAELRLTGIDISVKQEELRRALAAAAGCGCAEVQVGEIGATRGGLGSAWIRCPVAGARKLAQAGKIALGWSTARVTAIPKRPLQCFRCLELGHARATCVSTVDRGHLCYRMGGAACAPSTTKRRKNNVDKRRRPTREPAADGTVAVGETALATTAAATGGPEEAIELT, from the exons ATGTCCTACGCGGACGTGGTGGAGGCAGCCAGGGCGAAAGTGCCGCTCGCGGATCTCGGCGTGGCGTCCGTCGAGATGAAAAAagcgatgacgggcgccattatcATCAGAGTCCCCGGCGACAAGGACAGGGAAAAGGCAACGCGGCTGGCGACGCGTCTGGCCGAGGTGCTGGACCCGGCGACCGTGAGAGTCGCCACGCCGACGAGGATGGCCGAACTGCGCCTGACCGGGATCGACATCTCGGTCAAGCAAGAGGAGCTACGACGGGCACTGGCCgcggcggcgggatgcggctgCGCGGAGGTGCAAGTCGGCGAGATCGGCGCGACCAGAGGCGGACTCGGGTCCGCGTGGATAAGATGTCCAGTGGCGGGGGCCCGGAAACTAGCCCAGGCAGGGAAGATAGCACTGGGCTGGTCGACCGCGAGGGTGACGGCTATACCTAAGCGGCCgctgcagtgcttcaggtgtcTGGAGCTCGGACACGCGCGAGCGACCTGCGTGTCCACGGTCGATCGcgggcacctgtgctacag GATGGGCGGAGCGGCGTGCGCCCCGTCGACgacgaagaggaggaagaacAACGTCGACAAGAGGAGGAGACCCACCCGCGAGCCAGCGGCGGATGGGACCGTAGCCGTAGGCGAGACCGCGCtagcaacaacagcagcagcgaCGGGTGGCCCGGAGGAGGCCATCGAGCTGACGTGA